Proteins encoded together in one Lathyrus oleraceus cultivar Zhongwan6 chromosome 5, CAAS_Psat_ZW6_1.0, whole genome shotgun sequence window:
- the LOC127081358 gene encoding uncharacterized protein LOC127081358, with amino-acid sequence MGIKLLTSTPYYAQANGQVEAANKVIINLIKKHIGKKPRNWHKTLDQALWACRTSPKEATGTTPFRLTYGHDAVLPVEIQVQVVRTQRQYNIPSEDYWSMMTDKLFDVDEERMLALDSLQRQKEKVAQAYNKRVKGKVFAVDDLVWRVILPMGRNDKMLGKWSPNWEGSFKVLQAFSNNAYEVEELAPDRRILRVNGKYLKKYRPLLQEVKILAD; translated from the coding sequence atgggaatcaaGTTATTGACATCTACCCCCTATTACGCACAGGcgaatggccaagtcgaagctgCTAATAAGGTGATCATCAACCTGATAAAGAAACACATAGGAAAGAAGCCAAGGAATTGGCACAAGACGTTAGACCAAGCcttgtgggcatgtcgaacgtcaCCAAAAGAAGCGACTGGAACAACCCCATTTCGACTGACTTATGGGCATGACGCAGTATTGCCAGTAGAAATTCAGGTCCAGGTGGTCAGAACCCAAAGGCAGTATAATATACCTTCTGAAGATTACTGGAGCATGATGACAGACAAATTATTCGACGTAGACGAAGAAAGAATGCTAGCATTAGACTCTCTACAAAGACAAAAAGAGAAAGTCGCCCAAGCTTACAACAAAAGGGTGAAAGGGAAAGTGTTTGCTGTCGACGATTTGGTTTGGAGGGTGATCCTGCCTATGGGAAGAAATGATAAAATGTTGGGCAAAtggtccccaaattgggaagGATCGTTTAAGGTTTTGCAGGCTTTTTCTAATAATGCTTAcgaggtcgaagagttggcaccagaCAGGCGAATTTTAAGAGTGAATGGAAAGTACTTGAAAAaatataggcctctccttcaagaggtcaaaattttGGCAGACTAA